One window of the Canis aureus isolate CA01 chromosome 1, VMU_Caureus_v.1.0, whole genome shotgun sequence genome contains the following:
- the BLOC1S3 gene encoding biogenesis of lysosome-related organelles complex 1 subunit 3: MASQGRRRRPPRRPETVVPGEAAETDSELSASSSEEELYLGPSGPTRGRPTGLRVAGEAAETDSDSEPEATAAPGDLPPLVVQRETAGEAWGSEEAPAPAPARSLLQLRLAESQARLDHDVAAAVSGVYRRAGRDVAALAGRLAAAQAAGLAAAHSVRLARGDLCALAERLDIVAGCRLLPDIRGVPGTEPEQDPGPRA; the protein is encoded by the coding sequence ATGGCGTCCCAGGGTCGTCGGCGGAGGCCGCCGCGGAGGCCCGAGACCGTGGTGCCGGGGGAGGCGGCCGAGACGGACTCGGAGCTCTCTGCGTCCTCGTCGGAGGAGGAGCTGTACCTGGGCCCCTCGGGCCCGACGCGCGGCCGCCCCACGGGGCTGCGGGTGGCCGGGGAGGCCGCGGAAACCGACTCGGACTCGGAGCCAGAGGCGACCGCCGCGCCGGGGGACCTGCCTCCGCTGGTGGTGCAGCGGGAAACGGCCGGGGAGGCCTGGGGCTCGGAGGAGGCCCCGGCGCCGGCCCCCGCGCGCTCGCTGCTGCAGCTCCGGCTGGCCGAGAGCCAGGCGCGGCTGGACCACGACGTGGCGGCCGCGGTGAGCGGCGTGTACCGCCGCGCGGGCCGCGATGTGGCCGCCCTGGCCGGGAGGCTTGCGGCCGCTCAGGCGGCGGGGTTGGCGGCGGCCCACAGCGTGCGCCTGGCGCGGGGGGACCTGTGCGCGCTGGCGGAGCGCCTGGACATCGTGGCCGGCTGCCGCCTGCTGCCCGACATCCGCGGCGTGCCGGGGACCGAACCCGAGCAAGACCCGGGACCGCGGGCCTAG